The Candidatus Bealeia paramacronuclearis region AGCTTTTATTAAACCAGAAGCCACATCGGCCCGCTCCAAAAAATCCCAGGATTGTTTGAGGTAGGTGGCTGGATTAAATCCCAACTTATAAACGCTCACCAAATACCCTCCAAAAACGCCGATGATATCAGCCACCATCACAAGAAGGGGCAATGTCAAAACTCCCGCTAAAATTCGAGGGGCAATAAGATATTTGGAAGGATGCGTGGAAAGAGTGGTTAAAGCATCAATTTGTTCTGTAACCCTCATGGTACCAATTTCTGCTGCCATAGAGGCTCCCATGCGCCCTGCCACCATGAGCCCCGCAAGTACTGGGCCCAATTCACGAGTCATGGACAGGATCACAACAGAAGCCACAGCATTTTCTGCATTAAAACGCGAGAATCCCGTATAGCTTTGAAGTGCTAAAACCATACCTGTGAAAAGTGCGGTAAGCCCCACAACGGGCAAAGATAAATACCCAATTTCTAAAAATTGTCGAAGAATTTGCCTAAAAAAATAAGGGGGCT contains the following coding sequences:
- a CDS encoding MlaE family ABC transporter permease, whose amino-acid sequence is MSILAGIGRIFLEFLASVGRLSLFLGNSLWEGFKPPYFFRQILRQFLEIGYLSLPVVGLTALFTGMVLALQSYTGFSRFNAENAVASVVILSMTRELGPVLAGLMVAGRMGASMAAEIGTMRVTEQIDALTTLSTHPSKYLIAPRILAGVLTLPLLVMVADIIGVFGGYLVSVYKLGFNPATYLKQSWDFLERADVASGLIKAAAFGFIITSMGCYQGYYSKGGAQGVGKATTNAVVSASILILITNYLLTAILFDA